In Candidatus Chlorohelix allophototropha, the following are encoded in one genomic region:
- a CDS encoding cysteine hydrolase family protein gives MKTDTALLVIDVQVGMFSDPAYPPYQGEALLANLSILIEKARSAGVPVIFIQHSDSSPEEPLWHENEGWQIHPAIAPRPGEAVVHKKTPDSFYETTLQLELEGLGIKHLVIAGMQTEFCVDTTTRQAFSRGYKITLVKDAHSTFDTFYLTAAQIINHHNNVLGGWFATVKETGEIAFSAA, from the coding sequence ATGAAAACAGACACCGCCTTGCTGGTAATTGATGTCCAAGTAGGAATGTTCTCTGACCCGGCTTATCCACCCTACCAAGGGGAGGCCTTACTTGCTAACCTATCCATCCTGATTGAGAAAGCCCGGTCTGCCGGAGTTCCGGTAATCTTTATTCAGCACAGCGACAGTAGCCCCGAAGAACCACTGTGGCATGAAAATGAGGGCTGGCAAATTCACCCGGCGATTGCCCCTCGCCCCGGTGAAGCCGTTGTCCACAAAAAGACCCCCGACTCTTTTTACGAAACCACCCTGCAACTAGAGTTAGAAGGCTTGGGCATCAAGCACTTGGTGATAGCAGGGATGCAAACAGAATTCTGTGTAGATACCACTACTCGGCAGGCTTTTAGCCGGGGCTACAAGATAACTCTGGTCAAAGACGCACATAGCACCTTTGATACCTTTTACCTCACTGCTGCCCAGATAATCAATCATCACAACAACGTCTTGGGCGGTTGGTTCGCTACCGTCAAAGAAACCGGTGAGATTGCGTTTAGCGCAGCCTGA
- a CDS encoding ParB/RepB/Spo0J family partition protein, which translates to MSKKNTTGTDFFANLRARAGDIQKLTDNSELKETEELEILRLELILPNPDQPRKIPAPVEDEQLVADVKERGILQPIIVRPSPEQPGKYLLVAGNRRVGAAGQAGLSHIPAIVRDYTEKEARTVAAIENLQRQDLDPLDEARYFRFLGVEYNLSNRDIAKLVNKSPSYVDQRMRMLEKRVKNTHLLQKAQTNITEKTIWKYRPRDWQKFHQTLEALGKGYSVAPIEEKKKLRQEIQLLREHLAALEKDMKD; encoded by the coding sequence GTGTCAAAGAAGAATACTACCGGCACGGATTTTTTTGCCAATCTCAGGGCACGTGCTGGAGATATCCAAAAACTCACGGATAACTCTGAATTGAAGGAAACTGAAGAACTTGAAATACTTCGTTTGGAATTAATCTTACCAAACCCCGATCAACCTCGTAAGATTCCTGCGCCTGTCGAAGATGAACAACTGGTGGCTGATGTAAAGGAACGTGGAATTCTGCAACCCATAATAGTAAGACCTTCACCAGAGCAACCCGGTAAATATTTGTTGGTAGCGGGTAATCGGCGGGTTGGCGCTGCCGGGCAAGCCGGGTTGTCTCACATTCCGGCAATAGTCAGAGATTATACTGAAAAAGAGGCTCGTACTGTTGCAGCTATCGAGAATTTGCAACGACAGGATCTTGATCCACTGGATGAAGCCCGCTATTTCAGGTTTTTAGGAGTAGAATATAACCTTTCAAACCGGGATATTGCTAAGCTTGTTAATAAAAGTCCCAGCTATGTTGATCAGCGTATGCGCATGCTGGAAAAGCGCGTAAAAAATACGCATTTGTTACAGAAAGCACAAACTAACATAACAGAGAAAACTATCTGGAAATACCGTCCTCGTGATTGGCAGAAATTCCATCAAACTTTGGAGGCTCTCGGAAAAGGGTATAGCGTTGCTCCTATCGAGGAAAAAAAGAAGTTGCGGCAGGAAATTCAGCTACTAAGGGAGCATCTGGCGGCACTGGAAAAAGATATGAAGGATTGA
- a CDS encoding ParA family protein translates to MIKIAFGLQKGGVGKTTSTISTGYALAKLGKRVLLVDSDPQANLTSSCLLDPRSFNLNIYDLFKKGSLKASNAIVKTQWDFDLIPSSIVLASAEVELVSAFQREQVLAEKFQELEGLGYDYVLTDSPPSLGLLTVNVLAASDRVVMPVQCQLLSIMGLQAFIDVVELVQKINRTLRISGVLLTMYDPRTGVSREVENNVREILGDLVFDTRIGNFTALSNIPRRGPIQVWEPKHPASQQYNAFAEELINRLEQESH, encoded by the coding sequence ATGATCAAGATAGCGTTTGGATTACAGAAAGGAGGGGTTGGTAAAACCACCAGCACCATTTCTACTGGCTATGCATTGGCGAAACTTGGCAAGCGGGTGCTTCTGGTTGATTCCGACCCACAAGCTAATCTAACCTCTTCATGTTTGCTTGACCCAAGATCTTTCAACCTTAATATTTATGATCTGTTTAAAAAAGGTTCATTGAAAGCATCAAATGCCATCGTCAAAACCCAATGGGATTTTGACTTAATTCCTTCCAGTATAGTGTTGGCTTCTGCTGAGGTTGAACTGGTGTCTGCTTTTCAGAGGGAACAAGTGTTGGCAGAAAAATTTCAGGAACTGGAAGGACTTGGCTATGATTACGTTCTTACCGATAGCCCCCCTTCATTGGGTTTGCTTACTGTAAATGTGCTGGCTGCCTCTGACAGGGTTGTAATGCCGGTTCAGTGCCAGTTACTCTCTATTATGGGTCTCCAAGCTTTTATAGATGTTGTAGAATTGGTACAGAAAATTAACCGCACTTTGCGTATTAGCGGAGTTTTGCTAACTATGTATGATCCTCGCACCGGTGTTTCACGTGAAGTGGAAAATAATGTACGTGAAATATTAGGAGATCTGGTATTTGATACCCGTATAGGAAATTTCACAGCCCTTTCCAATATACCGCGGCGTGGTCCAATTCAGGTTTGGGAACCGAAACACCCAGCTAGCCAGCAATATAATGCATTTGCCGAAGAGCTTATAAATCGTTTAGAGCAGGAGAGTCATTGA
- a CDS encoding ATP-binding protein produces the protein MLDIESILKEGESDRVEFKIAPPRANEMAERICGFANSISGGYLIIGVQDKNWGVVGVKNVSDTIDQILYAARLCHPQVHLNPPLPQTVLINDRQLVVAHIPPNDGTLYQSGGVCWIRKGTHTTPMVVSEIQRYLYHRGVLDWETQPVHRATLSHLNRDIIDLYLNHRPSRNRGVFRPSSMEDILVNLECLTVTSDAKGKEVLRPTNAGLLLFADNPQEFLLQSEVVCALFRDNSGLKRFSDRRVFQGPISDLIDQVGTWFERNIAVPARVKGFSRIDEPEYPLEVLREATVNALVHRDYSLKGENVRIFFYSDRIEFRNPGLLMPGLNIEDLREGRAGSKLRNPVITGILRNLPGSYMDRMGSGIPFMLDEMRQLGRRPPEFREQGEFIVTFYKEANTQAEEMRTPLTQKEKAAESDSVTSGLQKQRQELALQYIHKNGYITNGQYRELVGASDRTAYRDLEALVAQGTLRTTGQKRSRRYMF, from the coding sequence ATGTTGGATATAGAATCTATTCTGAAGGAAGGCGAAAGTGACAGGGTTGAGTTTAAGATAGCTCCTCCTCGTGCGAATGAAATGGCTGAACGTATTTGCGGCTTTGCCAATTCGATTTCAGGAGGTTATCTGATTATAGGAGTACAGGATAAGAACTGGGGGGTAGTCGGAGTCAAGAACGTCTCCGATACAATTGACCAAATCCTGTACGCTGCCCGTCTATGCCACCCTCAAGTACATCTGAATCCACCGCTACCCCAGACTGTACTCATAAATGATCGACAATTAGTGGTAGCCCATATACCGCCTAATGATGGCACGTTGTATCAATCTGGAGGTGTTTGTTGGATTAGAAAAGGCACTCATACCACCCCTATGGTAGTATCAGAGATTCAGCGCTATCTTTACCATAGAGGAGTTCTTGACTGGGAAACTCAACCTGTGCACCGAGCAACTCTTTCTCACCTGAATAGAGATATTATCGATCTATATCTGAACCACCGTCCTAGCAGGAACAGGGGAGTCTTTCGCCCTTCTTCGATGGAAGATATCTTGGTTAATCTTGAATGTCTTACGGTAACTAGTGATGCGAAGGGAAAAGAAGTGCTACGCCCCACTAACGCTGGGCTGTTGCTCTTTGCTGATAACCCGCAGGAATTCCTGTTACAATCAGAGGTAGTGTGCGCTCTTTTTAGAGATAATTCTGGTCTCAAACGCTTTTCTGATCGACGTGTTTTTCAGGGTCCTATCAGCGATCTGATTGACCAGGTTGGTACTTGGTTTGAACGTAATATTGCTGTACCGGCTCGCGTGAAAGGTTTTAGTCGTATAGATGAGCCGGAATATCCTCTAGAAGTTCTGCGAGAGGCAACAGTAAATGCATTGGTACACCGGGATTACAGCCTCAAAGGTGAGAATGTCCGCATATTTTTCTATTCTGACCGGATTGAGTTTCGCAATCCTGGATTGCTTATGCCGGGTCTTAACATTGAGGATTTGAGAGAGGGTCGGGCAGGTTCTAAACTCCGAAACCCTGTTATAACCGGAATACTCAGGAATTTACCGGGTAGTTATATGGATCGGATGGGCAGTGGTATCCCATTTATGCTGGATGAAATGCGACAGTTAGGACGCCGTCCACCAGAATTTCGAGAACAGGGAGAGTTTATTGTGACTTTCTATAAGGAAGCCAATACACAAGCTGAGGAAATGAGAACTCCCTTGACCCAAAAAGAAAAGGCTGCTGAAAGTGATTCTGTAACCAGTGGTCTTCAAAAACAGCGACAAGAATTGGCGTTGCAATATATCCATAAAAACGGTTATATAACCAACGGTCAGTATCGGGAACTTGTGGGAGCTTCGGATAGAACAGCCTATCGGGATCTGGAAGCATTGGTAGCACAAGGTACTCTCAGGACTACCGGTCAAAAAAGGTCTAGACGCTACATGTTTTGA
- a CDS encoding LuxR C-terminal-related transcriptional regulator: protein MNESLSNLLSTKFYAPTLRAGLVLRPRLTKQLAQISHYRLTLICAPAGFGKTTLINEWRTKTNLPLAWLSLDENDNDLVRFWRYFITALQGWKAEVGKQALTLLLSSQPPPLIEVLTELINSLATLENDFILVLDDYHLITNPEIQRGVNFLLEFVPQQLHLVIITRLDPPLLLSRFRSQVQILELRAEELRFLPAEVNTFFEQNLGITLTPEQLKAVETRVEGWVAGLQLVALSLKGRADIPDFLQSFTSSQRYLLDYLLEEVLARQEPELQNFLLETAILERFCSPLVKAVTGREDSETLLEKLEQLNPFIVPLDSEGHWFRYHQLFADLLLSRLRRLKPGRREELAKLAAEWCEQTGMIGEAVNYALAAKQYASAARLVEEVSTQMIERGELVTLRSWINSLPQELHFANPRQIISEAWVLLTEGFGDISKKRLEQAIALLERENDSQQWKPLLQKHAAVLETHLIRLKGDYAEAIALSNQLIEREEETFLKSALLLNLGICHYYRGELPLAREKITEVKKLSQEISNYYILVASTSFLGELFFMEGQFQKTEELLRESLQQVRKHNELLRVNTVTYTRLASLAYERNRLEEALNYAERATRLEKQSKAADPLARALIILARINWALERRQAAYATLDEAEKLTKTYPIARLYFPEVVATRVKLWIMEGRLEEAENWAKTEELESKVNSASLKEFQEEPQFCLLARLYIARGDNENAALLLERLLPEARLQHRMGSMLEILTLQARNLQAQGKTPQACDILEQALILGESSPYVRSFVDEGIAVRPLLLELRKRQFFMVRADYINLLDLALGINSVEPLPEQLRFQPSTTFAPIKAEALSTRELEVLRLVAAGVSTDDIARKLVISVATVRKHLKNIYEKLDVHSRIQAVALARELHLL, encoded by the coding sequence GTGAATGAATCCCTTTCCAATCTTCTAAGCACTAAGTTCTACGCACCAACCCTGAGAGCGGGGTTGGTTTTGCGCCCTCGTCTCACCAAACAATTAGCCCAGATTTCCCACTACCGTTTGACTTTAATCTGTGCCCCCGCCGGATTCGGCAAAACTACCCTCATTAATGAATGGCGTACCAAAACCAACCTGCCGTTGGCTTGGCTTTCTCTGGATGAGAATGATAACGATCTGGTGAGGTTCTGGCGCTATTTTATTACCGCCCTGCAAGGGTGGAAGGCAGAGGTAGGAAAACAAGCGCTTACTCTACTGCTTTCTTCCCAACCACCGCCACTAATTGAAGTTCTAACCGAACTCATTAACAGCCTCGCAACTCTAGAAAATGATTTCATTTTGGTTCTGGATGATTACCATCTAATAACTAACCCGGAAATTCAGCGCGGCGTAAATTTCTTGTTGGAATTTGTGCCGCAGCAGCTACATCTTGTCATTATTACTCGCTTAGATCCTCCCCTTCTGCTTTCACGTTTTAGGTCACAAGTGCAAATCCTTGAACTTAGGGCAGAGGAACTGAGATTTTTACCGGCAGAGGTCAACACCTTTTTCGAACAAAACCTCGGTATCACACTAACCCCTGAGCAGCTAAAAGCGGTCGAAACCAGAGTGGAAGGCTGGGTGGCGGGTCTACAACTGGTGGCGTTATCACTCAAAGGGCGTGCGGATATTCCAGATTTTCTCCAATCCTTTACCTCAAGTCAACGCTATTTGCTGGATTATCTTTTGGAAGAGGTACTAGCCCGCCAAGAACCGGAACTGCAAAATTTCCTGCTGGAAACAGCTATCCTAGAGCGGTTTTGCTCCCCACTGGTTAAGGCTGTCACTGGGCGAGAAGATAGCGAAACGCTACTTGAGAAGTTAGAGCAACTCAACCCCTTCATCGTACCGTTAGACTCTGAGGGTCACTGGTTTCGCTACCATCAACTTTTTGCGGATTTGTTACTTAGCCGGCTCCGGCGCTTAAAGCCCGGTCGGCGCGAAGAACTGGCTAAACTGGCGGCGGAATGGTGCGAGCAAACCGGAATGATAGGGGAGGCGGTAAATTACGCGCTGGCGGCAAAACAATATGCTTCTGCTGCCAGATTAGTGGAAGAGGTTTCCACCCAAATGATCGAACGGGGCGAACTGGTAACCTTAAGAAGCTGGATAAATTCTCTACCCCAAGAACTGCATTTCGCCAATCCACGCCAAATAATTTCCGAAGCTTGGGTACTACTGACAGAAGGGTTTGGCGATATAAGTAAAAAAAGGCTGGAACAAGCTATAGCGCTGTTAGAAAGAGAAAATGATAGCCAGCAGTGGAAACCGCTTTTGCAAAAACACGCAGCGGTGCTGGAAACTCATCTGATTAGGCTAAAGGGAGATTATGCTGAAGCTATTGCGCTTTCTAACCAACTAATAGAGCGGGAGGAGGAAACTTTCTTAAAGTCGGCGCTTCTGTTAAATCTGGGTATTTGCCACTATTACAGGGGTGAACTCCCGTTAGCCAGAGAGAAAATAACCGAGGTAAAAAAGCTTAGTCAAGAGATTAGTAACTATTACATTCTGGTGGCAAGTACCAGTTTTCTGGGGGAATTGTTCTTTATGGAAGGGCAGTTCCAGAAAACAGAGGAACTTTTACGGGAGTCTCTCCAACAAGTTCGGAAGCATAATGAACTGCTACGGGTCAATACTGTAACTTATACCAGATTGGCTAGTCTCGCTTATGAGAGAAATAGGCTGGAGGAGGCGCTCAACTATGCTGAAAGGGCTACCAGACTGGAGAAACAAAGCAAGGCAGCCGACCCTTTGGCACGAGCGTTAATAATTCTAGCTCGCATAAATTGGGCGCTTGAACGACGACAAGCGGCTTATGCCACTTTGGATGAGGCTGAAAAGCTTACCAAAACCTATCCAATTGCACGCTTATACTTTCCAGAAGTGGTAGCAACCAGAGTAAAACTGTGGATTATGGAAGGAAGACTCGAGGAAGCAGAAAATTGGGCAAAAACAGAAGAACTTGAAAGCAAAGTAAATAGCGCTTCCTTGAAAGAATTTCAAGAGGAACCACAATTTTGCCTGCTTGCCCGACTCTACATAGCACGTGGGGACAATGAAAACGCCGCGCTCCTGCTAGAGCGTTTGCTTCCCGAAGCTCGGTTGCAGCATAGAATGGGCAGTATGCTAGAAATATTGACACTACAAGCTCGCAACCTCCAAGCTCAAGGTAAGACTCCCCAAGCCTGTGATATTTTAGAGCAGGCGCTGATTCTGGGTGAGTCAAGTCCTTATGTACGCAGCTTTGTCGATGAAGGTATAGCAGTTCGACCCCTTCTGCTAGAACTACGAAAGAGGCAGTTTTTTATGGTGAGAGCTGATTATATAAATCTGCTCGATTTAGCGTTAGGAATTAATTCGGTAGAGCCTCTCCCCGAACAATTACGCTTTCAACCTTCTACCACATTTGCGCCCATTAAAGCTGAAGCGCTAAGCACAAGGGAACTGGAAGTATTGCGGTTAGTTGCGGCAGGAGTCAGTACCGACGATATTGCCAGAAAACTTGTAATATCGGTTGCGACCGTAAGAAAACATTTAAAGAATATTTATGAGAAGTTGGATGTGCATAGCCGCATTCAGGCAGTTGCACTCGCGCGCGAACTTCATCTTCTTTAA
- a CDS encoding helix-turn-helix domain-containing protein, with protein MLPLKRGELADFLNVSRPTLSREFCKLRDEGIIDSIKIRCV; from the coding sequence ATGCTGCCTCTGAAACGAGGAGAACTGGCTGATTTTTTGAATGTTTCACGTCCAACGCTATCACGAGAATTCTGCAAGTTGCGTGATGAGGGCATTATCGATTCCATAAAGATTCGGTGCGTATAA
- a CDS encoding MMPL family transporter, producing the protein MPLHSVPEKMQKQFKNKPITVRIAGWSARHRWLVFGLWFVLIVSLFGGAYVVPASNVAKQDNAGSDLEFVKAYNALKADGGQTDLGEDFFLIVNSTTLKATDPAFQEVVTKMADTLTGYSYTDSGATRPFFSRVANPYKAPPESGLISTDNTTVRIYARIPGDNTTQVFWDRMKIFHPKLEDLKKDYPGYKILLSNNTLNALSNSSAANESMNRSMFITLIPTFLILLVVFGAVVIAIVPLVLAITSIIGAVGVVTFYGKVSGETQITTAIILVVIMGLAVAVDYSLFVISRYRTERRKGSDKLTAIEAACATAGRAVFFSGLLVAVSISGLFILGGQLTSMAIGMIAVVLVSVLGSFTFLPAILSILGNGINWGRLPYFGRDRVEGKSLWSKVVRAVMQLPILTTLVAAALLLILATPLLHLRIGEVKSSEETLEGVQATNLMNEKWPQGTELKLQVVVTKAKQPETLAAIQQFEAAALRLPGLSGPVQRIPSTDGNVLMLSFYQAGGLNDQANFDLVNKLRKEIVPLYFKDLQGVNAYVTGSTPYGMDLSSYFTNPVVWFFVLGLSFLVLLLVFRSLVIATKAIILNLLSTGAAYGAVVWVFQDGNLGAKTTGVLMFWLPVFIFTIIFGLSMDYHLFILTRVKELRDKGQATVEAVANAISTTSGTITGAALIMLVVFGDFYLGISDPAIRQLGLGLAVAVFVDATLVRCLLLPALMKLLGDWNWWLPGFLNWLPEITIEANEEAEIEAVAA; encoded by the coding sequence ATGCCCTTGCATTCAGTACCGGAGAAAATGCAAAAACAGTTTAAGAACAAACCGATTACTGTCAGGATTGCTGGTTGGAGTGCCCGGCATCGCTGGTTGGTCTTCGGTCTTTGGTTCGTCCTGATAGTGAGCCTGTTTGGAGGCGCATATGTTGTTCCCGCCTCTAATGTTGCCAAACAAGATAATGCCGGTAGTGACCTAGAATTTGTCAAAGCCTATAACGCGCTAAAGGCTGACGGTGGTCAGACCGATCTGGGCGAAGACTTCTTTCTCATTGTAAACAGTACAACCCTTAAAGCCACTGACCCGGCTTTTCAAGAAGTCGTTACTAAAATGGCCGACACGCTTACCGGCTATTCTTATACGGACAGCGGGGCTACCAGACCTTTCTTTTCTAGGGTGGCCAATCCTTACAAAGCTCCTCCGGAAAGCGGGCTGATTTCTACCGACAATACTACTGTTCGTATCTACGCCCGCATTCCGGGCGACAATACCACCCAAGTTTTCTGGGATCGTATGAAAATTTTCCACCCAAAACTGGAAGACCTGAAAAAGGATTATCCCGGCTATAAAATCCTGCTCTCGAATAACACTTTGAACGCGCTTTCTAATTCAAGCGCCGCCAATGAGAGTATGAACCGTTCCATGTTCATTACCTTGATTCCGACTTTCTTGATTTTGCTGGTGGTCTTTGGGGCAGTAGTGATTGCTATAGTACCACTGGTTCTGGCTATTACCTCTATCATCGGAGCGGTGGGAGTTGTTACTTTCTATGGGAAGGTCAGCGGTGAGACCCAAATTACCACTGCCATTATCTTAGTGGTAATTATGGGTTTGGCAGTAGCAGTGGATTACTCCCTCTTTGTGATTAGCCGCTATCGCACTGAACGCCGAAAGGGTTCAGATAAACTGACCGCTATCGAAGCAGCCTGCGCTACTGCCGGGCGGGCGGTTTTCTTTAGCGGACTATTGGTGGCAGTCTCGATTTCTGGCTTGTTCATCTTAGGCGGGCAACTTACTTCGATGGCAATCGGTATGATCGCCGTGGTGCTGGTGTCGGTGCTGGGTAGCTTCACCTTCTTGCCTGCTATTCTCTCCATTTTAGGCAACGGTATCAATTGGGGGCGCCTTCCCTACTTCGGGCGAGATAGAGTGGAAGGTAAAAGCCTCTGGAGCAAAGTGGTACGCGCGGTGATGCAATTACCGATTCTTACCACGCTGGTTGCAGCCGCGCTGCTGTTAATCCTAGCTACACCCCTGTTGCACTTGCGAATTGGTGAAGTTAAATCCAGCGAAGAAACCCTCGAAGGGGTGCAAGCTACAAATTTGATGAACGAGAAGTGGCCACAAGGCACCGAATTAAAGTTGCAGGTAGTGGTCACAAAGGCAAAACAGCCTGAAACCCTTGCAGCCATCCAACAGTTTGAAGCGGCAGCCTTGCGGTTGCCGGGCTTGAGTGGACCTGTCCAGAGAATTCCCTCAACAGACGGAAACGTGCTAATGCTTTCTTTCTATCAAGCGGGTGGGCTGAATGATCAGGCTAACTTCGATTTGGTGAACAAATTGCGTAAGGAAATCGTGCCGCTCTACTTCAAGGATTTACAAGGGGTCAATGCGTATGTAACCGGCAGTACCCCGTATGGTATGGATCTATCGAGCTATTTTACTAACCCGGTAGTATGGTTCTTTGTATTGGGGTTGAGCTTTCTGGTACTACTGCTGGTGTTTCGCTCGTTGGTTATTGCCACTAAAGCCATCATCCTGAACCTGCTCTCAACCGGAGCAGCTTACGGAGCGGTGGTGTGGGTCTTTCAGGATGGAAATCTGGGTGCAAAAACCACCGGAGTGCTGATGTTCTGGCTGCCGGTATTCATTTTCACCATTATCTTCGGTCTTAGTATGGACTACCATTTGTTCATTTTGACCAGAGTAAAGGAATTGCGGGATAAAGGGCAAGCTACGGTGGAAGCAGTAGCAAACGCGATTAGCACGACCAGCGGAACAATCACAGGGGCAGCCTTGATAATGTTAGTCGTGTTCGGGGATTTCTACTTAGGAATCAGTGATCCAGCTATTCGACAGTTGGGTTTAGGTTTGGCTGTGGCAGTGTTTGTAGATGCAACGCTGGTGCGCTGTTTACTCCTTCCGGCGCTGATGAAATTGTTGGGAGATTGGAACTGGTGGTTGCCAGGATTTCTGAACTGGCTACCTGAAATTACCATAGAAGCTAATGAAGAAGCTGAGATAGAGGCAGTGGCAGCCTAG
- a CDS encoding helix-turn-helix domain-containing protein, which yields MPKNTLAYNYSPNLTVPKRTGQFVQIPLELIRESEISPAALKLYMILLSYSGVDNCAYPSQSRLAIDMKLTERRVRTLLVELLEANLVEIIHRAGTSNLYIPLWKAGREVEENFRRERKNSSDNLHEHDLNHVCEKNSVSETIPDTDTGIASKVTLAENTQNDKQISTLLISAGISLVMAQELARVIRQNNRDISYVKLLIETSQEKYIHNPIGFIRFMILRNAEPVNKPVSTRPKQRKSPPSASQTPLDFSKYLTGKYAYLTGTTSGEETIPNTNEEEAQILWQNLRRTLALSGEFPLSILDSGRLRYCSETGRYLPVFVGREDLNSAQGQVLGKALENLLLTGSGYNTTPNTISLCNADI from the coding sequence ATGCCCAAAAATACGCTTGCATACAATTATAGCCCGAATTTGACTGTTCCAAAAAGAACAGGACAGTTTGTACAGATACCACTCGAACTGATTAGGGAATCCGAAATCAGCCCAGCTGCTCTGAAACTGTATATGATACTCCTCTCCTACTCTGGAGTGGATAACTGTGCCTACCCTTCCCAATCCCGGCTTGCTATCGATATGAAGCTTACTGAGCGACGAGTGAGAACCCTTTTAGTCGAGCTCCTGGAAGCTAATCTGGTAGAAATAATTCATCGCGCAGGAACTTCCAATTTGTATATACCTCTTTGGAAAGCAGGTAGAGAAGTGGAAGAGAACTTCCGGAGAGAGAGGAAGAATAGTTCCGACAATTTACATGAACATGATTTAAATCATGTGTGTGAAAAAAACTCAGTATCTGAAACAATTCCAGATACCGATACAGGGATAGCTTCTAAAGTCACACTAGCTGAAAATACTCAAAATGACAAACAAATATCAACTCTTCTGATTTCTGCTGGCATCAGTCTTGTAATGGCACAGGAACTAGCCCGGGTAATTCGTCAGAACAATCGCGACATAAGTTATGTCAAATTGTTAATAGAAACCAGCCAAGAAAAATATATCCACAATCCGATTGGGTTTATCCGCTTCATGATTTTGAGAAATGCGGAACCGGTCAACAAGCCGGTCAGTACACGCCCGAAACAGCGCAAAAGTCCACCTTCAGCGTCACAAACTCCTCTCGATTTCTCTAAATATCTGACTGGAAAATATGCTTACCTGACTGGAACAACTTCAGGTGAGGAAACTATCCCTAATACGAACGAAGAGGAAGCGCAAATCCTCTGGCAGAATCTTCGCCGCACTCTTGCCCTTAGTGGCGAATTCCCGCTTTCCATTTTGGATAGTGGAAGGTTAAGATATTGTTCCGAAACTGGAAGATACCTACCAGTCTTTGTGGGTCGGGAAGATTTAAATAGCGCGCAGGGTCAAGTTCTCGGTAAAGCTCTGGAAAATTTGTTACTAACAGGTTCTGGATATAATACAACACCAAATACTATATCTCTGTGTAATGCCGACATTTAG